One Brassica napus cultivar Da-Ae chromosome C4, Da-Ae, whole genome shotgun sequence genomic region harbors:
- the LOC106451150 gene encoding pre-mRNA-processing factor 19 homolog 2, with the protein MNCAISGEVPEVPVVSTKSGLLFEKRLIESHISDYGKCPVTGEPLTIDDIVPIKSGKVIKPKLLHTASIPGLLGTFQNEWDGLMLSNFALEQQLHTARQELSHALYQHDSACRVIARLKKERDEARQLLAEVERHIPAAPEAVTANAPLSNGKRAADDEETGPDAKKLCPGISADIITELTDCNAALSQKRKKRQIPETLASVDALGRFTQLSSHPLHKTNKPGICSMDILHSKDVIATGGIDATAVIFDRPSGQILSTLTGHSKKVTSVKFVGDSDLVLTASADKTVRVWRDSGDGQYACGHTLNDHSEEVRAVTVHATNKYFVSASLDSTWCFYDLSSGLCLAKVADDSEKVDYTAAAFHPDGLILGTGTSQSVVKIWDVKSQANVARFDGHTGEVTSISFSENGYFLATAAEDGVKLWDLRKLRNFRSFSSADANSVEFDPSGSYLGIAASDIRLYQTASVKAEWNLIKTLPDLSGTGKATCVKFGPDAQYVAVGSMDRNLRIFGLPGDEKANADDDSAQDS; encoded by the exons ATGAACTGTGCAa TTTCTGGAGAAGTTCCCGAGGTGCCTGTGGTTTCAACGAAGTCAGGTTTGCTCTTCGAGAAGCGATTAATCGAGAGCCATATATCG GATTATGGGAAGTGCCCGGTTACTGGGGAGCCTCTTACCATTGATGACATTGTTCCCATCAAATCTGGGAAG GTCATAAAACCGAAACTATTGCATACTGCTAGTATCCCTGGATTGCTTGGAACGTTCCAGAAT GAATGGGACGGTTTGATGCTATCAAATTTTGCTCTGGAGCAACAACTCCATACTGCAAGGCAAGAGCTAAGTCATGCTTTGTATCAG CATGATTCTGCTTGTCGCGTGATTGCTAGActtaaaaaagaaagagatgaagCACGCCAATTACTTGCAGAGGTTGAACGACATATACCTGCTGCCCCAGAAGCTGTGACAGCTAATGCTCCTCTGAGTAATGGTAAACGAG CTGCCGATGATGAAGAAACGGGTCCTGATGCGAAGAAGTTGTGCCCTGGCATTTCTGCTGACATCATCACGGAATTGACAGATTGCAATGCTGCTCTCTCCCAGAAGCGCAAAAAGCGACAG ATTCCTGAAACATTGGCTTCAGTAGATGCTTTGGGGAGGTTCACTCAGCTATCAAGCCACCCACTTCACAAGACCAACAAACCTGGCATTTGTTCAATGGACATCTTACATTCTAAG GATGTCATTGCTACTGGAGGAATTGATGCAACTGCTGTAATATTTGATCGCCCTTCAGGGCAAATCTTGTCGACACTGACTGGTCACTCGAAAAAG GTTACAAGTGTAAAATTTGTAGGTGACAGTGATCTTGTTTTGACTGCTTCGGCTGACAAG ACAGTCCGTGTGTGGCGGGACTCTGGGGATGGGCAGTATGCTTGTGGGCATACGCTGAATGATCATTCTGAAGAG GTGCGTGCTGTAACTGTGCATGCCACAAATAAATACTTTGTGTCGGCGTCTCTTGACAGTACATGGTGCTTCTACGATCTTTCTTCTGGCTTATGCCTTGCAAAG GTAGCAGATGATTCTGAGAAAGTGGATTACACGGCTGCTGCTTTTCATCCCGATGGTCTCATTCTCGGAACCGGTACTTCTCAATCTGTTGTCAAGATTTGGGATGTTAAAAGTCAG GCAAATGTGGCAAGGTTTGATGGACACACGGGTGAAGTTACCTCTATATCTTTCTCCGAGAATGGTTACTTCCTCGCG ACTGCTGCCGAGGATGGTGTTAAATTGTGGGACCTGCGCAAGTTAAGGAACTTCAGGTCATTCTCATCTGCAGATGCAAACTCTG TGGAGTTTGATCCTAGCGGTTCTTATCTTGGTATTGCTGCATCAGATATCAG ACTATACCAGACGGCGAGTGTGAAAGCTGAATGGAACCTTATCAAGACACTTCCAGACCTTTCTGGCACTG GTAAAGCTACATGTGTGAAGTTTGGTCCAGATGCACAATACGTTGCAGTT